A stretch of Methylogaea oryzae DNA encodes these proteins:
- a CDS encoding DNA-3-methyladenine glycosylase I: protein MEPIRCPWCEGFGLYRDYHDREWGTPLVDDRALFELLILEGAQAGLSWSTILKKREAYRLAYEGFDPAVIADYGEADAARLLADAGIVRNRAKVAASIRNARAYLELAATAGSFTDYLWAFVDGEPLQNAWTSMAQVPASTPQSESMSRALTQAGFKFVGPTICYAFMQAAGMVNDHLVSCFRHGQVKGLRRIA, encoded by the coding sequence ATGGAACCGATTCGCTGCCCCTGGTGCGAAGGCTTCGGCCTGTACCGCGACTACCACGACCGGGAATGGGGCACGCCCCTGGTGGACGACCGCGCCTTGTTCGAGTTATTGATCCTGGAAGGCGCCCAGGCCGGCTTGTCCTGGTCCACCATCCTCAAGAAACGCGAAGCCTATCGCCTTGCCTATGAAGGCTTCGACCCCGCCGTCATCGCCGACTACGGCGAGGCCGACGCGGCGCGGCTGCTGGCCGACGCCGGCATCGTCCGCAATCGCGCCAAGGTGGCGGCCTCCATCCGCAATGCCCGTGCCTATCTGGAGCTGGCCGCAACGGCCGGATCGTTTACCGATTACCTGTGGGCCTTCGTCGACGGCGAGCCTCTGCAGAACGCCTGGACCAGCATGGCGCAAGTGCCCGCCTCCACCCCCCAGTCGGAATCCATGAGCCGCGCTCTCACCCAGGCCGGCTTCAAGTTCGTCGGCCCCACCATCTGCTATGCCTTCATGCAGGCTGCCGGGATGGTCAACGACCATTTGGTAAGCTGCTTTCGCCATGGGCAGGTAAAAGGCCTGCGGCGTATTGCCTGA
- the glmS gene encoding glutamine--fructose-6-phosphate transaminase (isomerizing), giving the protein MCGIVGSVSHRSICSVLVEGLRRLEYRGYDSAGVALLDGEGKLLRARETGKIRELEQNLQANPIDGKTGIAHTRWATHGVPAERNAHPHVCGGVAVVHNGIIENHEPLRIEYQAKGYSFTSDTDTEVAAVMIHDYMQQGLGLFEAATQAIARLQGAYALGVICVSEPHRMVAARNGSPLVVGLGEDENFIASDIYALVGETQRFVFLDDGDIADLTPENVRIYDKAGSAVERPVTESRMTLDAVERGEYRHYMLKEIFEQPVALEKTLDGRLAAGQVVDAAFGQAAAAAFDHIQAVQIVACGTSFHAGSVARYWFESLANLPCNVEVASEFRYRKQVVRPGTLFVTISQSGETADTLAALKEAKQLGYVHTLAICNVPQSSIVRDSDSVLLTRAGMEIGVASTKAFTTQLAALLMLVLALGRRHGLTPEKEAAIVAQLQTLPQQVAGALRLDAQLEQWAARFGDKHHALYLGRGSQYPVAMEGALKLKEISYIHAEAYAAGELKHGPLALIDADMPVVAVAPNDELLDKLKSNLQEVQARGGELYVLADEDVDFTGSERVHVLRVGKAAEEIAPIVFSVPLQLLAYHVAVIRGTDVDQPRNLAKSVTVE; this is encoded by the coding sequence CGGCTACGACTCGGCCGGAGTGGCCTTGCTCGACGGCGAAGGCAAACTGCTGCGCGCGCGCGAAACCGGGAAAATCCGCGAGCTGGAGCAAAACCTGCAGGCCAATCCTATCGACGGGAAAACCGGCATCGCCCATACGCGTTGGGCCACCCACGGCGTGCCGGCCGAGCGCAACGCCCACCCCCACGTATGCGGCGGCGTGGCGGTGGTGCACAACGGCATCATCGAAAACCACGAACCCCTGCGCATCGAATATCAAGCCAAGGGCTATTCGTTTACTTCCGATACCGATACGGAAGTGGCGGCGGTGATGATCCACGATTACATGCAACAGGGCCTCGGCCTGTTCGAGGCCGCAACGCAAGCCATCGCCCGTTTGCAGGGCGCGTACGCCTTGGGCGTGATATGCGTATCGGAACCGCATCGCATGGTGGCCGCCCGCAACGGCAGCCCGCTGGTGGTGGGATTGGGCGAGGACGAAAATTTCATCGCCTCGGACATCTACGCGCTGGTGGGTGAAACCCAGCGTTTCGTATTCCTGGACGACGGCGACATCGCCGACCTGACCCCGGAAAACGTCCGCATCTACGACAAAGCCGGATCGGCCGTGGAGCGGCCCGTCACCGAGTCGCGCATGACGTTGGACGCCGTGGAGCGCGGCGAATATCGCCACTACATGCTCAAGGAAATCTTCGAGCAGCCGGTCGCCCTGGAAAAGACCCTGGACGGCCGCCTGGCGGCCGGCCAAGTGGTGGACGCGGCCTTTGGCCAGGCGGCAGCGGCGGCGTTCGACCATATCCAGGCGGTGCAGATCGTCGCCTGCGGCACCAGCTTCCATGCCGGTTCGGTGGCGCGCTACTGGTTCGAATCCCTCGCCAACCTCCCCTGCAACGTGGAAGTGGCCAGCGAATTCCGCTACCGCAAGCAAGTGGTGCGTCCCGGCACCCTGTTCGTGACCATTTCCCAATCGGGCGAAACCGCCGACACCCTGGCGGCGTTGAAGGAAGCCAAGCAACTGGGCTACGTCCACACGCTGGCCATCTGCAACGTGCCGCAAAGCTCCATCGTGCGGGATTCCGACTCCGTATTGCTGACTCGCGCCGGCATGGAAATCGGCGTGGCTTCCACCAAAGCGTTCACCACCCAGTTGGCCGCCCTGCTGATGTTGGTGTTGGCCCTGGGTCGCCGTCACGGACTCACGCCGGAAAAAGAAGCCGCCATCGTCGCGCAGTTGCAAACCTTGCCGCAACAAGTGGCGGGCGCCCTGCGGCTGGACGCGCAACTCGAGCAATGGGCCGCCCGCTTCGGCGACAAGCACCACGCCCTCTACCTGGGGCGCGGCTCCCAATATCCGGTGGCCATGGAAGGCGCGCTCAAACTGAAGGAAATATCGTATATCCATGCCGAAGCCTACGCCGCCGGCGAACTCAAGCACGGTCCCCTCGCCCTGATCGACGCCGACATGCCGGTGGTGGCGGTGGCGCCCAACGACGAGCTGCTGGACAAGCTCAAATCCAACCTGCAGGAAGTGCAGGCTAGAGGCGGCGAACTGTACGTGCTGGCCGACGAAGACGTGGATTTCACCGGTAGCGAGCGCGTCCACGTGTTGCGGGTGGGCAAAGCCGCCGAGGAAATCGCCCCCATCGTCTTCAGCGTCCCTTTGCAACTGCTGGCCTATCACGTGGCGGTGATTCGCGGCACGGACGTGGATCAGCCCCGGAATCTCGCGAAATCGGTGACGGTGGAATAG